A DNA window from Thermococcus sp. 4557 contains the following coding sequences:
- a CDS encoding respiratory chain complex I subunit 1 family protein, with product MNAQDAAPIIVPLMVPFIDGVARKVRAVIQKRVGPSIAQSWYDLLSFLRVECNSPVDSLTFRLAPYIAFASAIGMLLFLPFGEKAPFGFEGDVIAFIYVFTMFSAAVVMGALSVPSSYTSAGAGREVTMSIAFKPLFAVVIGIFAMKTGALTIEGIAPALKPSISVLGAYLLLIYLTYVEAGFVPYDIAEAETELLGGPLAEYSGRLFAIMLWAFQIKRFAMIWLLASMLVLPFVSGGAVLLFQCGAFALLFLGMVVYEAMSARYRIDQAVRNGALALTLGIFFLLVGWMGW from the coding sequence ATGAACGCTCAGGACGCCGCTCCAATCATCGTGCCTCTGATGGTACCTTTCATTGATGGGGTTGCAAGAAAGGTCCGAGCAGTGATTCAGAAGCGTGTCGGCCCATCGATTGCCCAGAGCTGGTACGACCTGCTGAGCTTTTTGAGGGTGGAGTGTAACTCCCCCGTGGATTCCCTGACATTCAGACTGGCCCCCTACATCGCCTTTGCGAGCGCCATAGGGATGCTCCTGTTCCTGCCCTTTGGAGAAAAGGCGCCCTTTGGGTTCGAGGGGGATGTCATAGCCTTTATCTACGTCTTCACGATGTTCTCAGCCGCTGTTGTGATGGGAGCCCTGAGCGTTCCCAGCTCCTACACGTCCGCCGGTGCCGGCAGGGAGGTCACGATGTCCATAGCCTTCAAGCCGCTTTTCGCGGTTGTTATTGGTATATTTGCGATGAAAACAGGTGCTTTAACCATAGAGGGCATAGCGCCAGCATTAAAACCCTCAATATCAGTACTCGGCGCATACCTTCTGCTGATTTATCTGACGTACGTTGAGGCCGGTTTCGTGCCGTATGACATAGCCGAAGCGGAAACGGAGCTCCTCGGTGGTCCCCTTGCCGAGTACAGCGGAAGACTGTTTGCAATTATGTTGTGGGCGTTCCAGATAAAGCGGTTTGCCATGATATGGCTGCTGGCGTCAATGCTCGTACTTCCATTCGTGAGCGGGGGTGCTGTGTTACTCTTCCAGTGCGGTGCGTTTGCACTCCTTTTCCTTGGGATGGTCGTGTATGAGGCGATGAGCGCCCGCTACCGCATCGATCAGGCCGTTAGAAATGGGGCCCTTGCATTGACCCTCGGAATTTTCTTCCTGCTCGTTGGATGGATGGGGTGGTAA
- a CDS encoding NADH-quinone oxidoreductase subunit C gives MIAEFEARFGPILEKRILGEKKVLYTIMARPEDFQDMVRFLLAGQNVRLFTMVGTDERAVEDAFSITYWFADTSRGEILGVRLYVPEDRPVFPSVAQFHRGALWFEREVQDLLGVEADGLPDRRRLILPDDWPEGVYPLREDFKYSESPLGEKRYPYVRPPEGTSVHAIGPYHIALDEPAHFRLFVRGEEIVGVDYRGFYSHRGIEKLARGRLNYNQVCFIAERICGICGFCHSTAYAQAIEEAAGVEVPERAEYIRTLLLELERLHSHLLWIGVAAHLVGFDTAFMEVWRIRERVMWLAERLTGNRKTYGLVVVGGVRRDLLDYRRELVERELNAMKREFNDVVEFLLSSSGFIKRCEGVGVLSKEKARAWDACGPVARASGVDYDVRRDFPYAEYGDLSFEVPVEKAGDVLARATVRIEEVRQSISLIEQVLDAMPGGGILADFGDIPEGAEGISAVEAPRGENVHYILAGDRNAIYRWRVKAATYNNLQTVPDMLVGYTIADAPLIIASIDPCYSCTERVQVVDIESGKSRVVRLGVGICR, from the coding sequence ATGATAGCGGAGTTTGAGGCCAGGTTTGGACCGATCCTTGAAAAGAGAATCCTCGGCGAGAAGAAAGTGCTGTACACGATAATGGCGAGGCCAGAGGACTTTCAGGATATGGTTAGGTTCCTTCTCGCTGGCCAGAATGTAAGGCTCTTTACAATGGTTGGGACTGACGAAAGGGCGGTCGAAGATGCGTTCAGCATAACGTACTGGTTCGCGGATACCTCCAGGGGAGAAATCCTGGGCGTGAGGCTATACGTTCCCGAGGACAGGCCGGTGTTTCCGAGCGTGGCCCAGTTCCATAGGGGCGCCCTATGGTTCGAGAGGGAAGTTCAGGACCTCCTCGGCGTTGAGGCGGATGGTCTGCCTGATCGGAGGAGGCTGATACTGCCCGACGACTGGCCGGAGGGTGTTTATCCCCTCAGGGAGGACTTCAAGTACTCGGAAAGCCCGCTGGGCGAGAAGAGGTATCCCTACGTCCGACCCCCTGAAGGCACGAGTGTTCACGCGATAGGGCCGTACCACATCGCCCTCGACGAGCCGGCACACTTCAGACTCTTTGTCAGGGGGGAGGAAATCGTAGGCGTCGATTACAGGGGCTTCTACTCCCACAGGGGAATTGAAAAGCTCGCGAGGGGCAGGCTGAACTACAATCAGGTGTGCTTCATAGCCGAGAGAATCTGCGGGATATGTGGTTTCTGTCACTCAACGGCCTACGCCCAGGCAATAGAGGAGGCCGCCGGAGTAGAAGTTCCTGAGAGGGCAGAGTACATCAGAACACTGCTTCTCGAACTTGAACGGCTCCACTCCCATCTCCTGTGGATTGGTGTTGCGGCACATCTTGTGGGCTTTGACACCGCGTTCATGGAGGTCTGGCGTATAAGGGAGAGGGTCATGTGGCTGGCTGAGAGGCTAACCGGGAACAGAAAGACCTACGGGCTCGTCGTCGTTGGCGGCGTGAGGAGAGACCTCCTTGATTACCGGAGGGAGCTTGTGGAGAGGGAACTCAATGCGATGAAGAGGGAATTCAATGATGTTGTGGAGTTCCTCCTGTCCTCCAGCGGGTTCATCAAAAGATGTGAAGGGGTTGGAGTGCTGTCAAAAGAAAAGGCGCGGGCCTGGGACGCGTGTGGGCCGGTTGCAAGGGCGTCTGGTGTGGACTACGACGTCAGGAGGGACTTTCCCTACGCTGAATACGGGGATTTGAGCTTTGAAGTTCCGGTCGAGAAGGCGGGGGATGTTCTGGCGAGGGCCACTGTTAGGATAGAGGAGGTACGGCAGAGCATCTCACTAATTGAGCAGGTTCTCGACGCGATGCCCGGCGGGGGCATCTTAGCGGACTTTGGGGATATCCCAGAGGGAGCGGAAGGCATCTCAGCCGTGGAGGCCCCCAGAGGTGAGAACGTGCACTACATCCTGGCGGGCGACAGAAATGCCATCTACCGCTGGCGTGTGAAGGCCGCCACGTACAACAACCTGCAAACTGTGCCGGACATGCTCGTCGGTTACACGATAGCGGACGCACCTTTGATTATAGCCAGCATCGACCCGTGTTACTCCTGCACCGAGCGGGTTCAGGTGGTTGATATCGAGAGTGGGAAGTCGAGGGTAGTGCGGTTGGGGGTGGGAATTTGCCGGTAA
- the hydG gene encoding NADPH-dependent hydrogenase/sulfhydrogenase 1 subunit gamma encodes MSEVVPKEIMMPDENPYALHRAKVLKVYPLTETEKLFLFRFEDPELAEKWTFKPGQFVQLTIPGVGEVPISICSSAMRKGFFELCIRKAGRVTTVIHKLQPGDTVLVRGPYGNGFPVDDWEGMDLLLIAAGLGTAPLRSVFLYAMDNRWKYGNITFINTARYGKDLLFYKELEAMKDLAEAENVKIIQSVTRDPEWPGLHGRPQNFIVEANTNPKKTAIAICGPPRMYKSVFESLINYGYRPENIFVTLERKMKCGIGKCGHCNVGTSTSWKYICKDGPVFTYFDIVSTPGLLD; translated from the coding sequence ATGAGCGAGGTAGTTCCCAAGGAGATTATGATGCCGGACGAGAACCCCTACGCCCTCCACAGGGCCAAGGTTCTCAAGGTTTATCCGCTGACCGAGACCGAGAAGCTGTTCCTGTTCCGCTTCGAGGATCCTGAACTGGCCGAGAAGTGGACCTTCAAGCCGGGACAGTTCGTCCAGCTCACAATCCCCGGTGTCGGTGAGGTTCCGATAAGCATCTGCTCCTCCGCGATGAGGAAGGGATTCTTCGAGCTGTGCATCAGGAAGGCCGGAAGGGTCACCACGGTCATCCACAAGCTCCAGCCCGGTGACACCGTCCTCGTTCGCGGTCCCTACGGAAACGGCTTCCCCGTTGACGACTGGGAGGGAATGGACCTGCTCCTTATAGCTGCAGGCCTCGGTACAGCCCCGCTCAGGAGCGTCTTCCTCTATGCCATGGACAACCGCTGGAAGTACGGCAACATAACCTTCATCAACACCGCCCGCTACGGAAAGGACCTCCTCTTCTACAAGGAGCTCGAGGCCATGAAGGACCTCGCCGAGGCCGAGAACGTCAAGATAATCCAGAGCGTTACGCGTGACCCCGAGTGGCCGGGACTCCACGGAAGGCCACAGAACTTCATAGTTGAAGCAAACACCAACCCGAAGAAGACCGCCATAGCCATCTGCGGTCCGCCGAGGATGTACAAGTCGGTCTTTGAGTCCCTCATCAACTACGGCTACCGCCCGGAGAACATATTCGTCACGCTGGAGAGGAAGATGAAGTGCGGAATAGGAAAGTGCGGCCACTGCAACGTCGGAACGAGCACGAGCTGGAAGTACATCTGCAAGGACGGCCCGGTCTTCACGTACTTCGACATAGTATCAACGCCCGGCCTGCTGGACTGA
- a CDS encoding 4Fe-4S dicluster domain-containing protein — MPVTKAYPFEPEEAPPEYRGIPRIDPVLCIGCGACANACPPNAVLRIDDPQNGTRRIVLDVGRCIRCARCEEVCPTGAVRLTTEFEAATDDRDDHVEVVELRLARCRGCGKYTHYTERQVEKVLSLIPRGILDFDRVREKLPLCSECKLKLTVLNATKFGEVDGL; from the coding sequence TTGCCGGTAACCAAGGCGTACCCGTTCGAGCCCGAAGAGGCCCCTCCGGAATACAGGGGCATCCCCCGGATCGACCCCGTGCTCTGCATAGGCTGCGGTGCCTGTGCCAACGCTTGCCCGCCGAACGCGGTACTGAGGATAGACGACCCCCAAAATGGGACAAGAAGGATAGTGCTCGACGTGGGCAGGTGCATAAGGTGCGCCCGCTGCGAGGAAGTCTGCCCAACGGGTGCGGTCAGGCTCACCACTGAGTTTGAGGCTGCCACAGATGACAGGGATGATCACGTGGAGGTCGTTGAGCTAAGGCTCGCCAGGTGCAGGGGCTGCGGGAAGTATACCCACTACACCGAACGGCAGGTGGAGAAGGTACTGTCCCTGATTCCGAGGGGAATCCTCGACTTTGACAGGGTGAGAGAAAAACTCCCCCTCTGTTCCGAGTGCAAGCTGAAGCTGACGGTACTCAACGCCACCAAATTCGGGGAGGTGGATGGACTGTGA
- the hydB gene encoding NADPH-dependent hydrogenase/sulfhydrogenase 1 subunit beta, protein MRYVKLPKENTHIFLERLKEWGKLYAPVKISEKFYDFREIDDVRKVEFNYNRTIMPPKKFFFLPREKLFEFNLAKAEYKEVIEDVEPFVLFGLHACDIFGLKVLDTVYLDELPDKYYKVRREKGIIIGISCMPDEYCFCNLRETDFADDGFDLFLHELPDGWLVRVGTPTGHRIVDKNIKLFEEVTTEDICNFREFENRRSNAFKYHEDWSNLRYLLELEMEHPMWDEQADICLACGNCNTTCPTCRCYEVQDIVNLDGETGYRERRWDSCQLRSHGLVAGNHNFRPTKKDRFRNRYLCKNSYNEKLSISYCVGCGRCTYFCPAGINFVKNLRTIMGLEEKTCPGEISEEIPKRGFAYASEIRGEDI, encoded by the coding sequence TTGAGATACGTTAAACTCCCAAAGGAGAACACCCACATTTTCCTTGAAAGGTTGAAGGAGTGGGGCAAACTCTACGCCCCGGTTAAGATATCCGAGAAGTTCTACGACTTTAGGGAAATAGACGACGTCAGGAAGGTCGAGTTCAACTACAACAGGACCATAATGCCGCCGAAGAAATTCTTCTTCCTGCCCAGGGAGAAGCTCTTCGAGTTCAACCTGGCGAAGGCGGAGTATAAGGAAGTCATAGAGGACGTCGAGCCCTTCGTGCTCTTCGGTCTCCACGCCTGCGACATCTTCGGCCTCAAGGTGCTCGACACCGTTTACCTCGACGAGCTCCCTGACAAGTACTACAAGGTCCGCAGAGAGAAGGGCATAATCATAGGCATCAGCTGCATGCCCGACGAGTACTGCTTCTGCAACCTGCGCGAGACCGACTTCGCTGACGACGGCTTCGACCTGTTCCTCCACGAGCTCCCCGACGGATGGCTCGTCCGCGTCGGAACTCCCACCGGGCACAGGATAGTGGACAAGAACATCAAGCTCTTCGAGGAGGTCACCACCGAGGACATCTGCAACTTCAGGGAGTTTGAGAACAGGCGCTCCAATGCGTTCAAGTACCACGAGGACTGGAGCAACCTCCGCTACCTGCTCGAGCTCGAGATGGAGCATCCGATGTGGGACGAGCAGGCCGACATCTGCCTCGCCTGCGGCAACTGCAACACCACCTGCCCGACGTGCCGCTGCTACGAGGTGCAGGACATAGTCAACCTCGATGGCGAAACCGGCTATCGCGAGAGGCGCTGGGACTCCTGCCAGCTCAGGAGCCACGGTCTCGTCGCCGGAAACCACAACTTCAGGCCGACCAAGAAGGACCGCTTCCGCAACAGGTACCTCTGTAAGAACTCCTACAACGAGAAACTCAGCATAAGCTACTGCGTCGGCTGCGGAAGGTGCACATACTTCTGCCCGGCGGGCATAAACTTCGTGAAGAACCTGCGCACGATCATGGGACTTGAGGAGAAGACGTGCCCAGGGGAGATAAGTGAGGAGATCCCGAAGAGGGGATTCGCCTACGCTTCAGAGATAAGGGGTGAGGACATATGA
- a CDS encoding hydrogenase 4 subunit D — protein MIALVLSSIALAYLGVVCFVLDDRRADTVMLPLLWLSSLIQVLVAAVFYRSPDPIHAVFLDMNGFGEVYGLRVDGTSVFTAFVVSTAGAVFLTYAVHYMDEKNVGHPHRGQKGRFYGWMMLFLGSTLAFIYSSTVLQMLIFFELMSLACWGVVGFYGSKRAERAALKALLIPNFGAIIGFYTAVAYGIKYGNLGLDFLGALPEREKMILFLCFMVAAFTKSAQFPLYSWIPDAMEAPTPASAFLHGAAMVEMGVYLLIRVVQFMEPPVTVFYPMALILVATLTIAMLQYPRQRDAKKLLAYSTIAECAIMYTGVAIAVLGNPLGIKAALFQLMNHAYLKGLAFLTAGSFTYYYGTLDMGRIKGLKETPLLAYSWSFSLLGLAGLPPFGVFFSKLYIYLNAGKMYDVPLGILLLLVVLADSVVLLYSALRNINSMIFSEGEPKRVDGIVSGALCSLILLSLTSAFIGYALLGVVQ, from the coding sequence ATGATTGCGCTCGTACTCTCTTCAATAGCGCTCGCCTATCTAGGGGTTGTATGCTTCGTGCTCGATGACAGGAGGGCAGACACGGTAATGCTTCCCCTGCTCTGGCTGTCTTCCCTGATTCAGGTTCTTGTTGCGGCGGTGTTTTACCGCTCCCCAGACCCGATTCACGCTGTGTTCCTTGACATGAATGGATTTGGGGAGGTTTACGGCCTTAGGGTAGACGGCACGAGCGTTTTCACGGCGTTCGTCGTTTCCACTGCGGGGGCGGTGTTTCTGACCTATGCCGTCCACTATATGGATGAAAAGAACGTCGGCCATCCACACAGGGGGCAGAAGGGTCGGTTCTACGGCTGGATGATGCTGTTCCTTGGTTCAACGCTGGCTTTCATATACTCCTCCACGGTGCTCCAGATGCTGATATTCTTTGAGCTTATGAGCCTCGCGTGCTGGGGCGTTGTGGGGTTCTATGGCAGTAAAAGGGCGGAACGGGCGGCGCTCAAGGCCCTGCTGATTCCCAACTTCGGGGCCATAATCGGCTTCTACACAGCGGTGGCGTATGGAATCAAATACGGGAACCTCGGGCTTGACTTCCTGGGGGCACTCCCCGAGAGGGAGAAGATGATACTGTTCCTGTGCTTTATGGTGGCAGCGTTTACCAAGAGCGCCCAGTTTCCGCTCTACTCGTGGATCCCGGACGCGATGGAGGCCCCGACCCCGGCAAGTGCCTTCCTCCACGGCGCAGCCATGGTGGAGATGGGGGTCTACCTTCTGATAAGGGTCGTCCAGTTCATGGAGCCCCCGGTCACCGTATTCTATCCCATGGCGTTGATTCTCGTGGCAACCCTCACCATTGCAATGCTCCAGTATCCGAGGCAGAGAGATGCCAAGAAACTGCTGGCGTATTCCACGATAGCGGAGTGTGCCATAATGTACACCGGTGTTGCCATTGCCGTCCTCGGAAACCCCCTCGGAATTAAAGCCGCGCTCTTTCAGCTGATGAACCACGCTTACCTCAAGGGACTGGCCTTCCTGACGGCTGGATCATTTACCTACTACTACGGGACGCTGGACATGGGGAGGATAAAGGGCCTGAAGGAAACCCCCCTCCTGGCGTACTCATGGAGCTTTTCCCTACTTGGACTCGCGGGCCTGCCCCCGTTTGGGGTGTTCTTTAGCAAGCTCTACATATACCTCAACGCCGGGAAGATGTACGATGTCCCGCTCGGAATCCTGCTTCTCCTCGTGGTTCTCGCGGATTCGGTGGTCCTTCTGTACTCAGCACTGAGGAATATCAACTCCATGATATTCAGTGAAGGGGAGCCGAAAAGGGTGGACGGAATCGTAAGTGGGGCACTGTGTTCGCTTATCCTCCTCTCCCTCACGTCCGCCTTTATTGGCTACGCCCTTCTGGGGGTGGTACAATGA
- a CDS encoding molybdopterin oxidoreductase family protein → MFEPSAGSNRIKRPMRALEEGKFVEISWADALREVGFQLSEYARDDPEMLGFIGGEMVSNESAYLFQKLARLLGTNNVDTTASLSQGISTEAVLEMDAWGHWAAFTDIDGADLIIVWGADLAGNYPVLLGRIARARERGARVILVDPVTGRTSKFADFHLRPLPGTDVFLALSIMNRLIKTDERFGAVLPEDVLGLVSRFPPSYGEELTGVQERVIDAVAGEILRSSHGIILWGSGVTMNENGASCVRTLITLTFISGMKFLPLSRYGNSQGVLDMGLIPNLLPGYTALCESGDFQKAWLVEGLNPHPGKSLAEMLDGGTGVFYILGADLTSSIPGAIDALRNAEFVVLQDSFMTETAKFADIILPSALIYEEGGSTTNFERRVLWCGKAKRPPGEARGAVSILGEIGKAMDLPSFGYTFPEEVLREISLLVPGYPGPRKLVGIPEGVLLERPSRAKRRFAPITPSRPPQGEMLLIRGHSGRFMPGLLARRMGEADAALISPEDASRLGVSSGDRIAIEVGDGRIVARAKISNRTLKGVVVVHWDLVRAALPLEPRRNFLVSKACPCRIRRDEP, encoded by the coding sequence ATGTTCGAACCGAGCGCTGGGAGTAACCGAATAAAACGCCCTATGAGGGCTTTGGAGGAAGGAAAGTTTGTTGAGATTAGCTGGGCGGACGCCCTTCGTGAAGTTGGTTTTCAGCTATCCGAATACGCCCGCGATGATCCCGAGATGCTTGGTTTCATAGGCGGGGAGATGGTATCAAACGAGTCGGCGTATCTGTTTCAGAAGCTTGCCCGGTTGCTCGGCACCAACAACGTCGATACAACCGCCTCCCTTTCCCAGGGGATTTCCACTGAGGCTGTTCTTGAAATGGACGCGTGGGGCCACTGGGCAGCCTTTACGGATATCGACGGGGCAGACCTGATAATAGTTTGGGGCGCAGACCTAGCGGGAAATTATCCGGTACTGCTCGGAAGGATTGCCAGGGCAAGAGAGCGTGGGGCAAGGGTAATCCTCGTGGATCCTGTAACCGGGAGAACATCGAAATTTGCCGATTTCCACCTTCGGCCCCTGCCGGGTACGGACGTCTTCCTCGCGCTCTCCATTATGAACCGCCTGATAAAAACCGACGAACGCTTCGGGGCAGTCCTTCCGGAGGACGTCCTAGGACTCGTATCGAGGTTCCCCCCGTCGTATGGGGAGGAGCTGACGGGAGTCCAGGAGAGGGTTATAGACGCCGTTGCAGGGGAAATCCTCAGATCCTCCCATGGAATCATTCTCTGGGGTTCAGGAGTTACAATGAATGAAAACGGTGCCTCCTGCGTGAGGACTCTGATCACGCTCACCTTCATTTCAGGGATGAAGTTTCTTCCCCTCTCAAGGTACGGAAACTCCCAGGGTGTCCTCGACATGGGGCTCATCCCCAATCTGCTCCCGGGTTATACCGCCCTCTGTGAAAGCGGAGACTTTCAGAAGGCATGGCTCGTTGAGGGCCTGAACCCCCACCCCGGGAAATCGCTTGCTGAAATGCTGGATGGTGGTACTGGTGTGTTCTACATCCTCGGGGCGGATTTAACCAGCAGTATCCCTGGTGCCATCGATGCCCTGAGGAACGCGGAATTCGTTGTCCTGCAGGATTCGTTTATGACCGAGACTGCCAAGTTCGCCGATATAATCCTCCCAAGTGCCCTTATCTACGAGGAAGGCGGATCGACGACGAACTTCGAACGGAGAGTTCTGTGGTGTGGAAAAGCCAAAAGGCCTCCCGGTGAAGCGCGGGGTGCGGTTTCGATTCTTGGGGAGATTGGAAAGGCTATGGACCTCCCGAGCTTCGGGTATACCTTCCCCGAAGAGGTGCTTAGGGAGATAAGCCTCCTTGTTCCGGGGTACCCGGGGCCGAGGAAGCTGGTAGGGATTCCAGAAGGTGTTTTACTCGAAAGACCCTCAAGGGCAAAGCGAAGGTTTGCTCCCATAACCCCATCTAGGCCACCTCAAGGGGAGATGCTTCTCATTCGGGGACATTCTGGTCGATTTATGCCTGGTCTGCTGGCCAGGAGAATGGGGGAGGCTGATGCCGCCCTCATAAGTCCCGAGGATGCATCGCGCCTCGGCGTTTCAAGCGGCGACAGGATTGCGATTGAAGTCGGGGACGGCAGGATAGTTGCGAGGGCTAAAATCTCAAACCGCACGCTCAAGGGAGTCGTTGTGGTGCACTGGGACCTTGTGAGGGCAGCATTACCGTTAGAGCCCCGGAGGAACTTTTTGGTATCCAAGGCCTGCCCCTGCAGGATTCGGAGGGATGAACCGTGA
- a CDS encoding 4Fe-4S dicluster domain-containing protein, with product MKKVFIDFRRCIGCGSCEAACAREHGGKPNISIVQTSELMMMSFNCRHCENAPCMLICPARALYRDEDGAVRVKYHECIGCMLCSIACPFGTPRFDERLKVMVKCDLCAHRRAEGKLPACVETCPMDALILATEEEIVGMKLKEAAVRREEFIRKIEDMMGCGP from the coding sequence GTGAAAAAGGTGTTCATTGACTTCAGGAGGTGCATAGGGTGCGGCTCCTGCGAGGCGGCCTGCGCGAGGGAGCATGGCGGGAAGCCAAACATATCCATCGTGCAGACGTCCGAGCTAATGATGATGTCCTTCAACTGCCGTCACTGTGAGAACGCCCCCTGCATGCTCATCTGTCCGGCGAGGGCACTTTACAGAGATGAGGACGGGGCCGTTCGTGTTAAATACCATGAATGCATTGGCTGCATGCTGTGTTCTATTGCCTGTCCCTTTGGAACACCGCGTTTTGACGAACGCCTCAAGGTCATGGTGAAGTGCGACCTCTGCGCCCACAGGAGAGCTGAGGGCAAGCTTCCAGCCTGCGTCGAGACCTGCCCGATGGATGCGCTGATTCTGGCCACCGAGGAGGAGATAGTGGGGATGAAGCTGAAGGAGGCCGCCGTCAGGAGGGAGGAGTTCATCAGGAAAATTGAAGACATGATGGGGTGTGGGCCATGA
- a CDS encoding proton-conducting transporter membrane subunit translates to MIFALMFLLAIIVGLVFRNSKVVSVLSALASISLVVEATGGIVFHTAISGITVAFATDDLSRFFAILVGVAGFAVSVYSLSYMGRRHLVTAAYPLFVLSMALIVLARDFLTLLISWELMTAASYVLIVYNHERRETLRARVVYLVAMHALNTAPLIMGLGYIYSHAGTLDYSALSGAVVPSWVIWALTVGFLAKAGVFPLHFWLPEAHPVAPSNVSALLSGVMLKMAVYGMLRTLETFGGAGSIAVPLVVLSIVTITLGSLLALNQKDIKRMMAYSSIDNMGYIFLGIGAYLLLSGELREVAITAVLLHSFNHMLFKNLLFMLSGNILHATGRKDTGIRGLSREMPITFGLSIVGILAVSGVPPLNGFASKWLIYRATFLSQNPLLVAGGAVALLGSALTLAAYLKLYRVFTGEPNVEAEEAPLPMLLGEGILAFLCVVGGVVPGVLLRPVGLPYPATLDLPLFTLVIAVLIASLLVALPPRAGESGVWTNGEPVEEFEIKPEHMYTGVSGAVQRISAAGEGIQSLALSGSRFYRSTGGGYIDEALFMPLIRLSCGFGACFKELSKELNGMLATTFLVLVAMVIAFLAFVGVIG, encoded by the coding sequence ATGATATTTGCGCTGATGTTCCTCCTGGCCATCATCGTAGGACTGGTGTTCAGAAACTCAAAGGTGGTGAGCGTTCTCTCGGCGCTCGCGTCCATTTCCTTGGTGGTTGAGGCTACTGGAGGAATCGTCTTCCACACCGCCATCTCAGGAATCACCGTTGCCTTTGCCACCGATGACCTGTCCAGGTTCTTCGCCATACTCGTGGGGGTGGCGGGCTTTGCCGTCTCCGTGTACTCGCTTTCCTATATGGGAAGGAGGCACCTCGTGACCGCGGCGTACCCCCTATTTGTGCTTTCCATGGCCTTGATAGTCCTCGCCAGGGACTTCCTCACTCTCCTGATTTCCTGGGAGCTGATGACGGCCGCCTCCTACGTCCTCATCGTGTATAACCACGAGAGGAGGGAAACCCTGAGGGCACGCGTCGTGTACCTTGTTGCAATGCACGCCCTGAACACTGCACCCCTGATTATGGGGCTGGGCTACATCTACAGTCATGCGGGAACCCTCGACTATTCGGCGCTAAGCGGTGCTGTAGTTCCCTCATGGGTGATCTGGGCATTGACCGTGGGGTTCCTAGCAAAGGCGGGCGTTTTCCCCCTGCATTTCTGGCTCCCCGAGGCCCATCCCGTTGCACCTAGTAACGTTTCGGCGCTCCTCAGCGGGGTTATGCTCAAAATGGCGGTCTATGGGATGTTAAGGACCCTGGAAACGTTCGGTGGGGCGGGCTCAATAGCAGTCCCGCTTGTGGTGCTCTCAATCGTTACAATCACCCTCGGTTCGTTGCTGGCACTCAACCAGAAGGACATCAAGAGGATGATGGCCTACTCCAGTATCGACAACATGGGATACATATTCCTTGGAATTGGGGCGTACCTGCTCCTTTCGGGGGAGCTCAGGGAAGTGGCCATAACAGCCGTCCTGCTGCACTCCTTCAACCACATGCTGTTCAAGAACCTCCTTTTCATGCTCTCCGGCAACATCCTCCACGCAACGGGAAGGAAGGACACGGGCATCAGGGGGCTCTCAAGAGAGATGCCAATCACTTTCGGGCTGTCAATCGTTGGAATCCTCGCGGTGTCGGGTGTACCCCCTCTGAATGGCTTTGCGAGCAAGTGGCTGATTTACAGGGCGACATTCCTATCGCAGAACCCTCTCCTGGTTGCGGGCGGTGCAGTTGCACTCCTCGGGAGCGCGCTCACCCTGGCGGCCTACCTCAAGCTTTACCGTGTGTTTACCGGTGAGCCAAACGTCGAGGCCGAGGAGGCTCCCTTGCCAATGCTCCTTGGCGAGGGAATTCTTGCGTTCCTCTGCGTTGTGGGCGGTGTTGTTCCCGGTGTGCTCCTGCGTCCGGTGGGCCTTCCATACCCGGCAACGCTTGACCTCCCGCTCTTCACCCTGGTAATAGCTGTGCTCATTGCGTCCCTGCTCGTGGCGCTGCCCCCCCGGGCTGGGGAGAGCGGAGTCTGGACCAACGGGGAACCCGTGGAGGAGTTTGAGATAAAGCCGGAGCACATGTACACCGGCGTTTCGGGGGCAGTGCAGAGGATCTCGGCGGCAGGGGAGGGAATCCAGTCCCTAGCACTATCCGGGAGCAGGTTCTACCGTTCGACTGGAGGGGGCTACATTGACGAGGCACTGTTCATGCCGCTGATCAGGCTCTCCTGCGGGTTCGGTGCATGCTTCAAGGAGCTGTCGAAGGAGCTGAACGGGATGCTCGCGACAACTTTCCTCGTGCTCGTGGCGATGGTAATCGCGTTCCTGGCCTTCGTGGGGGTGATAGGATGA